One Rissa tridactyla isolate bRisTri1 chromosome 1, bRisTri1.patW.cur.20221130, whole genome shotgun sequence DNA segment encodes these proteins:
- the KCNE2 gene encoding potassium voltage-gated channel subfamily E member 2, with protein MAEMRNFTWAVEDIFKETFLTYMNSWRKNMTESANKLQAKVDAENFDYVILYLMVMIGMFSFIIVAILVSTVKSKRREHSNDPYHQYIVEDWGEKYKSQVLNREDLKCVIHENLGARDKATPGSP; from the coding sequence ATGGCCGAAATGCGAAACTTCACTTGGGCAGTTGAAGATATTTTCAAGGAAACCTTCCTCACTTACATGAACAGCTGGAGGAAAAACATGACGGAATCAGCGAATAAATTGCAAGCCAAGGTTGATGCTGAAAACTTTGACTATGTTATCCTTTATTTGATGGTGATGATTGGGATGTTCTCCTTCATTATTGTGGCGATCTTGGTGAGTACTGTGAAATCAAAGAGGCGAGAGCACTCCAATGACCCCTATCATCAGTACATCGTTGAGGACTGGGGCGAGAAGTATAAAAGCCAGGTTCTGAATCGAGAAGACCTCAAGTGTGTGATCCATGAAAATTTGGGTGCAAGGGACAAAGCGACCCCTGGATCACCTTAA